From the Tripterygium wilfordii isolate XIE 37 chromosome 6, ASM1340144v1, whole genome shotgun sequence genome, one window contains:
- the LOC120000195 gene encoding uncharacterized protein LOC120000195: MAACSRGFASFKHGRFEVSVSSFPLRSADGFVLRNRKKRKDRVSTSRFSCCCSDSVVPIRRSAGTCNSVEKAKEKRHHRVRIQATPALHFASPPPHFASKQDKFNPRCTPRNSGPQSRDTPPKRDTGIANEKDWGISLLNEKVNETGTSEDGSTWYREGGEDLGENGYRCRWTRMGGRSHDGPSEWKETWWEKSDWSGYKELGVEKSGSNAEGDSWWETWQEVLHQDKWSNLARIERNAQKQAKSGTENAGWYEKWWEKYDAKGWTEKGAHKYGRLNEQSWWEKWGEHYDGGGSVLKWTDKWAETELGTKWGDKWEEKFFAGIGSRQGETWHVAPSGERWSRTWGEEHFGNGKVHKYGKSTTGESWDIVVDEETYHEAGPHYGWADVVGDSGQLLSIQPRERPPGVYPNIDFRSSPPSPDDDPPSTLPPA, from the exons ATGGCGGCGTGTTCTAGAGGTTTCGCGAGTTTCAAACACGGGAGATTCGAGGTGTccgtatcttcttttcctttgcGTTCTGCTGATGGATTTGTATTGAGGAAtaggaagaagaggaaggatCGAGTTTCGACGAGTCGATTTAGTTGCTGCTGCTCTGACTCGGTGGTTCCGATTCGGAGAAGCGCCGGTACATGTAATAGCGTAGAGAAGGCCAAGGAAAAGAGGCATCACCGTGTCCGAATCCAAGCCACTCCTGCATTGCACTTTGCTTCTCCTCC GCCTCATTTTGCTTCAAAACAAGACAAATTCAACCCCCGTTGCACCCCTAGAAATTCCGGCCCACAGTCCCGTGACACTCCACCAAAAAGAG ATACTGGTATTGCCAATGAGAAAGACTGGGGAATCAGCTTGTTAAACGAAAAAGTTAATGAGACTGGCACCAGTGAAGATGGCAGTACTTGGTATCGAGAAGGTGGGGAAGACCTAGGCGAAAATGGATACCGATGTAGATGGACAAGGATGGGTGGGCGATCCCATGATGGTCCCTCAGAGTGGAAAGAAACT TGGTGGGAGAAAAGTGACTGGAGCGGATACAAAGAGCTAG GTGTGGAGAAATCTGGAAGCAATGCTGAGGGTGATTCATGGTGGGAAACATGGCAAGAGGTCCTCCATCAAGATAAATGGAG TAATTTAGCTAGAATAGAGAGGAATGCACAGAAACAAGCGAAATCTGGCACTGAAAATGCTGGATGGTATGAGAAATG GTGGGAAAAGTATGATGCTAAAGGCTGGACCGAGAAAGGTGCACATAAGTATGGTAGACTAAATGAGCAGTCATGGTGGGAAAAGTGGGGGGAGCATTATGACGGAGGAGGATCAGTTCTCAAATG GACTGACAAATGGGCTGAGACCGAATTGGGAACCAAATGGGGAGACAAGTGGGAAGAGAAGTTCTTTGCTGGCATAGGTTCTCGTCAAGGGGAGACATGGCATGTAGCTCCCAGTGGTGAAC GTTGGTCAAGGACATGGGGGGAAGAACATTTCGGAAATGG TAAAGTTCACAAGTATGGGAAGAGCACAACAGGTGAAAGCTGGGATATTGTTGTGGATGAAGAAACCTATCATGA GGCTGGACCTCATTATGGATGGGCTGATGTGGTGGGTGATTCAGGCCAATTACTATCCATCCAACCCCGTGAGAGGCCACCTGGTGTCTACCCTAATATTGATTTCAGGTCATCGCCTCCATCTCCCGACGACGACCCACCAAGCACGCTTCCCCCTGCTTAA
- the LOC120000194 gene encoding O-fucosyltransferase 16-like isoform X1: MAVPRRRQYYYHRFGSLMPVISAISLMLLVFFGLLSFLAPFPVDRLRQNQRHGGGHQSSLNIVDEDVIGAQLFPVPIGGGRLGRSLWSSRNSKFFYGCSNASRKFANADAITHPNRYLLIATSGGLNQQRTGVIFLCPITDAVVAARILNATLVIPKLDQKSFWKDKSNFSEIFDVDWFISFLSKDVKVIKNLPRKRGKFWTPHSMRVPRKCNERCYNNCVLPVLLKRHAIQLNKFDYRLSNKLDTDLQKLRCRVNYHALKFTGPILEMGEKLVNRIRMRRRSKHYIAMHLRFEPDMLAFSGCYYGGGEKERKELAAIRKRWKTLHTSNPEKERRHGKCPLTPKEVGLMLRALGYGSEVHLYVASGEVFGGEETLAPLKSLFPKFYTKETLASKEELKPFSLFSSRMAALDFIACDESDVFVTNNNGNMARILAGRRRYFGHKLTIRPNAKKLYRLFLNQENMTWEAFASKVRRDQRGFIGEPKEVRPGRGEFHENPSTCICEDYDAMAQRNSGPKKFGKESEASRKDDVISQDQNVDNEPEWPDTDQDDLQDQGPFNFTNVDYDADTSEEPELEELLSD, translated from the exons ATGGCGGTGCCGAGGCGCCGACAGTACTACTACCACCGCTTCGGTTCTCTGATGCCTGTTATCTCCGCTATCTCACTCATGCTTTTGGTTTTCTTCGGACTCCTTTCCTTCCTCGCTCCCTTTCCCGTCGATCGTCTCCGCCAAAACCAACGCCACGGCGGCGGCCACCAATCTTCC cTCAACATTGTGGACGAGGACGTGATTGGAGCTCAGCTGTTTCCTGTTCCG ATAGGTGGGGGAAGATTGGGTCGCAGTCTGTGGAGttcgagaaattcaaaattcttcTATGGATGCAGCAATGCTAGCCGCAAGTTTGCAA ATGCTGATGCTATTACACATCCAAACCGGTATTTGCTGATTGCAACTAGTGGAGGCTTAAATCAACAAAGAACTGGCGTAATTTTCCTTTGTCCT ATAACGGATGCTGTTGTTGCTGCCAGAATTTTGAATGCTACTCTGGTTATACCAAAGCTGGACCAGAAATCTTTCTGGAAGGATAAAAG TAATTTTTCAGAGATTTTTGATGTTGATTGGTTTATATCATTTCTGTCAAAAGATGTTAAAGTCATAAAGAATCTCCCTAGAAAGAGAGGAAAATTTTGGACTCCACATTCGATGCGCGTTCCAAGGAAGTGTAACGAGAGATGTTATAACAATTGTGTATTACCTGTTCTTTTGAAAAGGCAT GCTATCCAGCTCAATAAGTTCGATTACAGGCTTTCAAACAAATTGGATACAGATTTGCAGAAGTTGAGATGCAGAGTCAACTATCATGCTTTGAAGTTTACAGGTCCTATCCTTGAAATGGGTGAAAAGTTGGTCAACCGGATCAGGATGAGAAGGAGAAGCAAACATTATATTGCCATGCACCTGAG GTTTGAGCCTGATATGTTAGCATTCTCAGGGTGCTATTATGGTGGAggtgaaaaggaaaggaaagaactTGCTGCAATACGAAAGAGGTGGAAGACTTTACAT ACGAGCAATCCTGAAAAGGAAAGAAGGCATGGGAAATGTCCACTCACTCCTAAAGAAGTTGGTCTGATGCTTAGAGCTCTGGGATATGGTAGTGAGGTCCATTTATATGTGGCATCTGGGGAGGTATTTGGAGGGGAAGAGACGCTGGCACCCCTAAAATCACTGTTCCCAAAATTCTATACAAAGGAGACTCTAGCCAGCAAGGAGGAATTAAAaccattttctttgttttcttctcgaATGGCTGCCCTAGACTTTATTGCGTGTGATGAAAGTGATGTTTTTGTTACAAATAACAATGGTAACATGGCTAGAATATTAGCAGGACGAAG GAGGTATTTTGGCCACAAACTTACGATTCGTCCCAATGCTAAAAAACTTTATAGATTGTTTCTGAACCAAGAAAACATGACATGGGAAGCATTTGCTTCTAAAGTTCGTAGGGATCAGAGGGGCTTCATCGGTGAACCAAAGGAGGTGAGACCTGGCAGGGGTGAATTTCATGAGAATCCATCCACATGCATATGTGAAGATTATGATGCTATGGCACAAAGAAATTCAGGACCTAAGAAGTTTGGTAAAGAATCTGAGGCCTCGAGAAAAGATGATGTAATAAGTCAGGATCAGAATGTGGATAATGAGCCAGAATGGCCCGATACAGATCAAGATGACCTTCAAGATCAAGGCCCGTTTAATTTTACAAATGTTGATTATGACGCTGACACCTCTGAAGAACCTGAGTTGGAAGAGTTGCTTTCAGACTAA
- the LOC120000194 gene encoding O-fucosyltransferase 16-like isoform X2 has protein sequence MAVPRRRQYYYHRFGSLMPVISAISLMLLVFFGLLSFLAPFPVDRLRQNQRHGGGHQSSLNIVDEDVIGAQLFPVPIGGGRLGRSLWSSRNSKFFYGCSNASRKFANADAITHPNRYLLIATSGGLNQQRTGITDAVVAARILNATLVIPKLDQKSFWKDKSNFSEIFDVDWFISFLSKDVKVIKNLPRKRGKFWTPHSMRVPRKCNERCYNNCVLPVLLKRHAIQLNKFDYRLSNKLDTDLQKLRCRVNYHALKFTGPILEMGEKLVNRIRMRRRSKHYIAMHLRFEPDMLAFSGCYYGGGEKERKELAAIRKRWKTLHTSNPEKERRHGKCPLTPKEVGLMLRALGYGSEVHLYVASGEVFGGEETLAPLKSLFPKFYTKETLASKEELKPFSLFSSRMAALDFIACDESDVFVTNNNGNMARILAGRRRYFGHKLTIRPNAKKLYRLFLNQENMTWEAFASKVRRDQRGFIGEPKEVRPGRGEFHENPSTCICEDYDAMAQRNSGPKKFGKESEASRKDDVISQDQNVDNEPEWPDTDQDDLQDQGPFNFTNVDYDADTSEEPELEELLSD, from the exons ATGGCGGTGCCGAGGCGCCGACAGTACTACTACCACCGCTTCGGTTCTCTGATGCCTGTTATCTCCGCTATCTCACTCATGCTTTTGGTTTTCTTCGGACTCCTTTCCTTCCTCGCTCCCTTTCCCGTCGATCGTCTCCGCCAAAACCAACGCCACGGCGGCGGCCACCAATCTTCC cTCAACATTGTGGACGAGGACGTGATTGGAGCTCAGCTGTTTCCTGTTCCG ATAGGTGGGGGAAGATTGGGTCGCAGTCTGTGGAGttcgagaaattcaaaattcttcTATGGATGCAGCAATGCTAGCCGCAAGTTTGCAA ATGCTGATGCTATTACACATCCAAACCGGTATTTGCTGATTGCAACTAGTGGAGGCTTAAATCAACAAAGAACTGGC ATAACGGATGCTGTTGTTGCTGCCAGAATTTTGAATGCTACTCTGGTTATACCAAAGCTGGACCAGAAATCTTTCTGGAAGGATAAAAG TAATTTTTCAGAGATTTTTGATGTTGATTGGTTTATATCATTTCTGTCAAAAGATGTTAAAGTCATAAAGAATCTCCCTAGAAAGAGAGGAAAATTTTGGACTCCACATTCGATGCGCGTTCCAAGGAAGTGTAACGAGAGATGTTATAACAATTGTGTATTACCTGTTCTTTTGAAAAGGCAT GCTATCCAGCTCAATAAGTTCGATTACAGGCTTTCAAACAAATTGGATACAGATTTGCAGAAGTTGAGATGCAGAGTCAACTATCATGCTTTGAAGTTTACAGGTCCTATCCTTGAAATGGGTGAAAAGTTGGTCAACCGGATCAGGATGAGAAGGAGAAGCAAACATTATATTGCCATGCACCTGAG GTTTGAGCCTGATATGTTAGCATTCTCAGGGTGCTATTATGGTGGAggtgaaaaggaaaggaaagaactTGCTGCAATACGAAAGAGGTGGAAGACTTTACAT ACGAGCAATCCTGAAAAGGAAAGAAGGCATGGGAAATGTCCACTCACTCCTAAAGAAGTTGGTCTGATGCTTAGAGCTCTGGGATATGGTAGTGAGGTCCATTTATATGTGGCATCTGGGGAGGTATTTGGAGGGGAAGAGACGCTGGCACCCCTAAAATCACTGTTCCCAAAATTCTATACAAAGGAGACTCTAGCCAGCAAGGAGGAATTAAAaccattttctttgttttcttctcgaATGGCTGCCCTAGACTTTATTGCGTGTGATGAAAGTGATGTTTTTGTTACAAATAACAATGGTAACATGGCTAGAATATTAGCAGGACGAAG GAGGTATTTTGGCCACAAACTTACGATTCGTCCCAATGCTAAAAAACTTTATAGATTGTTTCTGAACCAAGAAAACATGACATGGGAAGCATTTGCTTCTAAAGTTCGTAGGGATCAGAGGGGCTTCATCGGTGAACCAAAGGAGGTGAGACCTGGCAGGGGTGAATTTCATGAGAATCCATCCACATGCATATGTGAAGATTATGATGCTATGGCACAAAGAAATTCAGGACCTAAGAAGTTTGGTAAAGAATCTGAGGCCTCGAGAAAAGATGATGTAATAAGTCAGGATCAGAATGTGGATAATGAGCCAGAATGGCCCGATACAGATCAAGATGACCTTCAAGATCAAGGCCCGTTTAATTTTACAAATGTTGATTATGACGCTGACACCTCTGAAGAACCTGAGTTGGAAGAGTTGCTTTCAGACTAA
- the LOC120000194 gene encoding O-fucosyltransferase 16-like isoform X3: MISRCLTSYQSFMKQKKHDVNYLPQYMFPGLLQRSIWLPFEITDAVVAARILNATLVIPKLDQKSFWKDKSNFSEIFDVDWFISFLSKDVKVIKNLPRKRGKFWTPHSMRVPRKCNERCYNNCVLPVLLKRHAIQLNKFDYRLSNKLDTDLQKLRCRVNYHALKFTGPILEMGEKLVNRIRMRRRSKHYIAMHLRFEPDMLAFSGCYYGGGEKERKELAAIRKRWKTLHTSNPEKERRHGKCPLTPKEVGLMLRALGYGSEVHLYVASGEVFGGEETLAPLKSLFPKFYTKETLASKEELKPFSLFSSRMAALDFIACDESDVFVTNNNGNMARILAGRRRYFGHKLTIRPNAKKLYRLFLNQENMTWEAFASKVRRDQRGFIGEPKEVRPGRGEFHENPSTCICEDYDAMAQRNSGPKKFGKESEASRKDDVISQDQNVDNEPEWPDTDQDDLQDQGPFNFTNVDYDADTSEEPELEELLSD; this comes from the exons ATGATATCAAGGTGTTTAACATCGTATCAGAGCTTTATGAAACAAAAGAAACATGATGTCAACTATCTTCCTCAGTACATGTTTCCTGGACTTTTGCAAAGAAGCATCTGGCTGCCATTTGAG ATAACGGATGCTGTTGTTGCTGCCAGAATTTTGAATGCTACTCTGGTTATACCAAAGCTGGACCAGAAATCTTTCTGGAAGGATAAAAG TAATTTTTCAGAGATTTTTGATGTTGATTGGTTTATATCATTTCTGTCAAAAGATGTTAAAGTCATAAAGAATCTCCCTAGAAAGAGAGGAAAATTTTGGACTCCACATTCGATGCGCGTTCCAAGGAAGTGTAACGAGAGATGTTATAACAATTGTGTATTACCTGTTCTTTTGAAAAGGCAT GCTATCCAGCTCAATAAGTTCGATTACAGGCTTTCAAACAAATTGGATACAGATTTGCAGAAGTTGAGATGCAGAGTCAACTATCATGCTTTGAAGTTTACAGGTCCTATCCTTGAAATGGGTGAAAAGTTGGTCAACCGGATCAGGATGAGAAGGAGAAGCAAACATTATATTGCCATGCACCTGAG GTTTGAGCCTGATATGTTAGCATTCTCAGGGTGCTATTATGGTGGAggtgaaaaggaaaggaaagaactTGCTGCAATACGAAAGAGGTGGAAGACTTTACAT ACGAGCAATCCTGAAAAGGAAAGAAGGCATGGGAAATGTCCACTCACTCCTAAAGAAGTTGGTCTGATGCTTAGAGCTCTGGGATATGGTAGTGAGGTCCATTTATATGTGGCATCTGGGGAGGTATTTGGAGGGGAAGAGACGCTGGCACCCCTAAAATCACTGTTCCCAAAATTCTATACAAAGGAGACTCTAGCCAGCAAGGAGGAATTAAAaccattttctttgttttcttctcgaATGGCTGCCCTAGACTTTATTGCGTGTGATGAAAGTGATGTTTTTGTTACAAATAACAATGGTAACATGGCTAGAATATTAGCAGGACGAAG GAGGTATTTTGGCCACAAACTTACGATTCGTCCCAATGCTAAAAAACTTTATAGATTGTTTCTGAACCAAGAAAACATGACATGGGAAGCATTTGCTTCTAAAGTTCGTAGGGATCAGAGGGGCTTCATCGGTGAACCAAAGGAGGTGAGACCTGGCAGGGGTGAATTTCATGAGAATCCATCCACATGCATATGTGAAGATTATGATGCTATGGCACAAAGAAATTCAGGACCTAAGAAGTTTGGTAAAGAATCTGAGGCCTCGAGAAAAGATGATGTAATAAGTCAGGATCAGAATGTGGATAATGAGCCAGAATGGCCCGATACAGATCAAGATGACCTTCAAGATCAAGGCCCGTTTAATTTTACAAATGTTGATTATGACGCTGACACCTCTGAAGAACCTGAGTTGGAAGAGTTGCTTTCAGACTAA
- the LOC120000196 gene encoding uncharacterized protein LOC120000196 isoform X1 yields MNSFTLKSSFFVPKFASFPSCICFSSFAIPVTGRSASSISYPIKWKSEGRLGLRLQAYDSSKEDSSVGNSNGDSKPSNGTLPRSRREILLEYVKNVQPEFMELFVKRAPPQVVEAMRQTVTNMIGTLPPQFFAVTVTTVAENLAQLMYSVIMTGYMFRNAQYRLELQQSLEQVALPEVQEKKDEPDYAPGTQKNVTGEVVRWNNVSGPERIDAKKYIELLEAEIEELNRQVGRTSSNGQNELLDYLKTLEPHNLKDLTSSAGEDVVLAMNTFIKRLLAVSDPGQMKTSVTETSVQELGKLMYWLMMVGYSIRNIEVRFDMERVLGSTPKLAELPPGENI; encoded by the exons ATGAATTCCTTTACACTAAAATCCTCCTTCTTCGTGCCCAAATTTGCATCATTTCCTTcttgtatttgtttttcttcttttgcgaTTCCTGTAACCGGTCGGTCGGCTTCTTCGATAAGCTATCCGATAAAGTGGAAGAGTGAAGGAAGACTCGGATTGAGACTTCAAGCTTACGATTCTTCCAAGGAAGACTCTTCTGTCGGCAACAGCAATGGTGATTCCAAGCCCTCTAATGGCACTCTG CCTAGGAGCAGGAGAGAGATTCTATTAGAATATGTGAAGAATGTCCAGCCAGAATTTATGGAGTTGTTTGTAAAGAGAGCACCTCCACAG GTAGTTGAAGCAATGCGCCAAACAGTGACCAATATGATTGGAACACTGCCCCCACAGTTTTTTGCTGTAACGGTCACCACT GTTGCCGAGAATCTTGCGCAGCTCATGTATAGTGTCATCATGACTGGATATATgttcaggaatgctcagtatCGCTTGGAGTTGCAACAAAGTCTGGAACAGGTTGCTCTACCTGAAGtgcaagaaaaaaag GATGAGCCTGATTATGCACCTGGTACGCAGAAGAATGTAACTGGCGAAGTTGTCAGGTGGAATAATGTTTCTGGTCCTGAGAGAATAGATGCTAAAAAGTACATTGAATTACTTGAAGCGGAAATCGAAGAATTGAATCGTCAAGTTGGTAGAACATCTTCAAATGGACAAAATGAGCTATTGGACTATCTTAAGACACTTGAGCCCCATAATTTAAAG GATTTGACAAGTAGTGCTGGAGAGGATGTTGTGCTTGCGATGAACACATTCATTAAGCGTCTTTTAGCTGTTTCTGATCCTGGACAAATGAAG ACTAGTGTGACTGAAACGAGCGTTCAAGAACTTGGCAAGCTGATGTATTGGCTGATGATGGTTGGATACAGCATTCGCAACATTGAAGTTCGTTTTGATATGGAAAGGGTGCTTGGCAGTACACCGAAGCTCGCCGAGTTACCCCCAGGAGAAAACATCTAA
- the LOC120000196 gene encoding uncharacterized protein LOC120000196 isoform X2 yields the protein MELFVKRAPPQVVEAMRQTVTNMIGTLPPQFFAVTVTTVAENLAQLMYSVIMTGYMFRNAQYRLELQQSLEQVALPEVQEKKDEPDYAPGTQKNVTGEVVRWNNVSGPERIDAKKYIELLEAEIEELNRQVGRTSSNGQNELLDYLKTLEPHNLKDLTSSAGEDVVLAMNTFIKRLLAVSDPGQMKTSVTETSVQELGKLMYWLMMVGYSIRNIEVRFDMERVLGSTPKLAELPPGENI from the exons ATGGAGTTGTTTGTAAAGAGAGCACCTCCACAG GTAGTTGAAGCAATGCGCCAAACAGTGACCAATATGATTGGAACACTGCCCCCACAGTTTTTTGCTGTAACGGTCACCACT GTTGCCGAGAATCTTGCGCAGCTCATGTATAGTGTCATCATGACTGGATATATgttcaggaatgctcagtatCGCTTGGAGTTGCAACAAAGTCTGGAACAGGTTGCTCTACCTGAAGtgcaagaaaaaaag GATGAGCCTGATTATGCACCTGGTACGCAGAAGAATGTAACTGGCGAAGTTGTCAGGTGGAATAATGTTTCTGGTCCTGAGAGAATAGATGCTAAAAAGTACATTGAATTACTTGAAGCGGAAATCGAAGAATTGAATCGTCAAGTTGGTAGAACATCTTCAAATGGACAAAATGAGCTATTGGACTATCTTAAGACACTTGAGCCCCATAATTTAAAG GATTTGACAAGTAGTGCTGGAGAGGATGTTGTGCTTGCGATGAACACATTCATTAAGCGTCTTTTAGCTGTTTCTGATCCTGGACAAATGAAG ACTAGTGTGACTGAAACGAGCGTTCAAGAACTTGGCAAGCTGATGTATTGGCTGATGATGGTTGGATACAGCATTCGCAACATTGAAGTTCGTTTTGATATGGAAAGGGTGCTTGGCAGTACACCGAAGCTCGCCGAGTTACCCCCAGGAGAAAACATCTAA